A part of Rhodamnia argentea isolate NSW1041297 chromosome 8, ASM2092103v1, whole genome shotgun sequence genomic DNA contains:
- the LOC115736567 gene encoding 6-phosphofructo-2-kinase/fructose-2,6-bisphosphatase isoform X1, whose amino-acid sequence MGTGSSKNADGGSHAGEEREDEQLYVSLKMEKYKLKGELIPHVYGSVPLVGSWDSSKALSMERESTSTWELSFVVPPNHETLDFKFLLKPKYSSAPAIVEEGPNRLLTGGHLQGDTRLAIFRLSADEVLEYPVFIKADRVSPFDLAASWRAYQENLQPSTVRGIPDVSINSVPETDIENGSSVCLELDLEHYVVPAPSTSTNSGLVYAANMAETPRSLTCSGVFSISDGSVNPSHSLKDSGVSVDRPAPIKEMEIVVPDPARVYSGSGMVESKSVGTFSPLQKQDSHRGILVDRGVGSPRLVKSASSTTFSLDLKLNTETKNPMPAAAGAVAAGAIADQMLGPKEDRHLAIVLVGLPARGKTFTAAKLTRYLRWLGHDTKHFNVGKYRRLKHGVNQSADFFRGDNEEGVEARNEVAALAMEDMISWMQEGGQVGIFDATNSTRRRRNMLMKMAEGKCKIIFLETICNDERIIERNIRLKIQQSPDYAEEPDYEAGLRDFKNRLTNYEKVYEPVEEGSYIKMIDMVSGLGGIIQVNNISGYLPGRIVFFLVNTHLTPRPILLTRHGESLDNVRGRIGGDTVISDAGELYAKKLANFVEKRLKSERAASIWTSTLQRTIQSASPIVGFPKIQWRALDEINAGVCDGMTYEEIKKNMPEEYEARKKDKLRYRYPRGESYLDVIQRLEPVIIELERQRGPVVVISHQAVLRALYAYFADRPLKEIPHIEVPLHTIIEIQMGVSGVQEKRYKLMD is encoded by the exons ATGGGGACGGGGTCGTCGAAGAACGCGGACGGTGGGTCGCACGCGGGCGAGGAGAGGGAGGACGAACAGCTCTACGTCTCGCTCAAGATGGAGAAGTACAAGCTCAAGGGCGAGCTCATCCCTCACGTCTATGGCTCCGTCCCTCTCGTCGGCTCCTGGGATTCTTCCAAAGCT CTATCAATGGAACGCGAGTCTACATCAACTTGGGAACTGAGTTTTGTTGTTCCTCCCAATCACG AGACCCTGGATTTCAAGTTCCTTTTGAAGCCAAAATACAGCAGTGCACCTGCTATAGTTGAGGAAGGTCCAAACCGGCTCCTCACTGGGGGTCACTTACAAGGGGACACGAGGCTCGCGATTTTTAGGCTTAGTGCTGATGAGGTTCTTGAATACCCGGTTTTCATTAAAGCTGATAGGGTATCTCCCTTTGATCTTGCTGCCAGTTGGAGAGCCTATCAGGAGAATCTCCAGCCTTCAACTGTTCGTGGGATCCCAGATGTTAGTATTAATTCAGTGCCTGAGACGGATATCGAG aATGGATCTTCAGTTTGTTTGGAGCTTGATCTTGAACATTATGTTGTACCAGCTCCATCAACTTCCACGAACTCTGGTTTGGTTTATGCTGCTAACATGGCAGAGACTCCCAGATCTTTAACCTGTTCTggtgttttttctatttctgatgGTTCAGTCAATCCTTCACATTCCTTAAAGGATAGTGGTGTTTCTGTTGATCGGCCTGCACCTATAAAG gagatggaGATAGTTGTCCCAGATCCAGCTAGGGTGTATTCTGGTTCTGGCATGGTTGAATCAAAGTCCGTTGGAACTTTTTCGCCTTTACAAAAGCAGGATAGTCATCGAGGAATCCTTGTAGATCGAGGAGTCGGATCTCCCAGATTAGTCAAATCAGCAAGTTCAACTACCTTCAGTCTTGATCTTAAATTGAATACAGAGACCAAG AATCCAATGCCAGCAGCTGCTGGAGCTGTGGCTGCTGGAGCCATAGCTGATCAGATGCTTGGGCCAAAGGAAGATAGACATTTAGCGATTGTCCTG GTCGGCTTGCCAGCTCGAGGTAAGACTTTTACTGCAGCGAAACTCACTCGATATCTTCGTTGGTTGGGCCATGATACTAAGCACTTCAATGTTGGAAAG TATCGGCGCCTCAAGCATGGAGTTAATCAG TCTGCAGATTTCTTCCGAGGTGACAATGAAGAAGGTGTAGAGGCACGCAATGAG GTGGCGGCCCTGGCAATGGAAGATATGATATCCTGGATGCAAGAAGGAGGTCAG GTAGGAATATTTGATGCCACAAACAGTACCAGGAGAAGGAGAAACATGCTGATGAAAATGGCTGAAGGCAAATGCAAG ATTATTTTTCTGGAAACTATATGCAATGATGAGCGCATTATTGAACGAAATATACGCCTTAAAATTCAACAGAGTCCTGACTATGCTGAAGA GCCAGATTATGAAGCTGGATTACGTGACTTCAAAAATCGATTAACCAATTATGAAAAA GTTTATGAACCGGTGGAGGAGGGATCTTATATCAAGATGATTGACATGGTTAGTGGACTTGGTGGAATAATACAA GTGAACAATATCAGTGGTTATCTGCCTGGAAGGATTGTTTTCTTCTTG GTCAATACACATCTCACGCCCCGCCCTATCTTATTAACCAGGCATGGGGAGAGTTTGGATAATGTGAGAGGCAGAATAGGTGGTGATACTGTGATAAG TGACGCGGGGGAACTCTATGCGAAGAAACTTGCTAACTTCGTCGAGAAGCGACTGAAGTCTGAAAGAGCAGCTTCC ATATGGACAAGCACACTCCAGAGAACTATCCAGAGTGCTAGTCCAATTGTTGGGTTCCCCAAG ATACAGTGGCGTGCGCTGGACGAAATAAATGCTGGAGTATGTGATGGAATGACTTATgaagagataaagaaaaatatgccgGAGGAATACGA GGCACGTAAGAAAGACAAGCTGAGATATAGATATCCCCGCGGAGAATCTTATCTGGATGTTA
- the LOC115736567 gene encoding 6-phosphofructo-2-kinase/fructose-2,6-bisphosphatase isoform X4, with translation MGTGSSKNADGGSHAGEEREDEQLYVSLKMEKYKLKGELIPHVYGSVPLVGSWDSSKALSMERESTSTWELSFVVPPNHETLDFKFLLKPKYSSAPAIVEEGPNRLLTGGHLQGDTRLAIFRLSADEVLEYPVFIKADRVSPFDLAASWRAYQENLQPSTVRGIPDVSINSVPETDIENGSSVCLELDLEHYVVPAPSTSTNSGLVYAANMAETPRSLTCSGVFSISDGSVNPSHSLKDSGVSVDRPAPIKEMEIVVPDPARVYSGSGMVESKSVGTFSPLQKQDSHRGILVDRGVGSPRLVKSASSTTFSLDLKLNTETKNPMPAAAGAVAAGAIADQMLGPKEDRHLAIVLVGLPARGKTFTAAKLTRYLRWLGHDTKHFNVGKYRRLKHGVNQSADFFRGDNEEGVEARNEVAALAMEDMISWMQEGGQVGIFDATNSTRRRRNMLMKMAEGKCKIIFLETICNDERIIERNIRLKIQQSPDYAEEPDYEAGLRDFKNRLTNYEKVYEPVEEGSYIKMIDMVSGLGGIIQVNNISGYLPGRIVFFLVNTHLTPRPILLTRHGESLDNVRGRIGGDTVIRYGQAHSRELSRVLVQLLGSPSTADTVACAGRNKCWSM, from the exons ATGGGGACGGGGTCGTCGAAGAACGCGGACGGTGGGTCGCACGCGGGCGAGGAGAGGGAGGACGAACAGCTCTACGTCTCGCTCAAGATGGAGAAGTACAAGCTCAAGGGCGAGCTCATCCCTCACGTCTATGGCTCCGTCCCTCTCGTCGGCTCCTGGGATTCTTCCAAAGCT CTATCAATGGAACGCGAGTCTACATCAACTTGGGAACTGAGTTTTGTTGTTCCTCCCAATCACG AGACCCTGGATTTCAAGTTCCTTTTGAAGCCAAAATACAGCAGTGCACCTGCTATAGTTGAGGAAGGTCCAAACCGGCTCCTCACTGGGGGTCACTTACAAGGGGACACGAGGCTCGCGATTTTTAGGCTTAGTGCTGATGAGGTTCTTGAATACCCGGTTTTCATTAAAGCTGATAGGGTATCTCCCTTTGATCTTGCTGCCAGTTGGAGAGCCTATCAGGAGAATCTCCAGCCTTCAACTGTTCGTGGGATCCCAGATGTTAGTATTAATTCAGTGCCTGAGACGGATATCGAG aATGGATCTTCAGTTTGTTTGGAGCTTGATCTTGAACATTATGTTGTACCAGCTCCATCAACTTCCACGAACTCTGGTTTGGTTTATGCTGCTAACATGGCAGAGACTCCCAGATCTTTAACCTGTTCTggtgttttttctatttctgatgGTTCAGTCAATCCTTCACATTCCTTAAAGGATAGTGGTGTTTCTGTTGATCGGCCTGCACCTATAAAG gagatggaGATAGTTGTCCCAGATCCAGCTAGGGTGTATTCTGGTTCTGGCATGGTTGAATCAAAGTCCGTTGGAACTTTTTCGCCTTTACAAAAGCAGGATAGTCATCGAGGAATCCTTGTAGATCGAGGAGTCGGATCTCCCAGATTAGTCAAATCAGCAAGTTCAACTACCTTCAGTCTTGATCTTAAATTGAATACAGAGACCAAG AATCCAATGCCAGCAGCTGCTGGAGCTGTGGCTGCTGGAGCCATAGCTGATCAGATGCTTGGGCCAAAGGAAGATAGACATTTAGCGATTGTCCTG GTCGGCTTGCCAGCTCGAGGTAAGACTTTTACTGCAGCGAAACTCACTCGATATCTTCGTTGGTTGGGCCATGATACTAAGCACTTCAATGTTGGAAAG TATCGGCGCCTCAAGCATGGAGTTAATCAG TCTGCAGATTTCTTCCGAGGTGACAATGAAGAAGGTGTAGAGGCACGCAATGAG GTGGCGGCCCTGGCAATGGAAGATATGATATCCTGGATGCAAGAAGGAGGTCAG GTAGGAATATTTGATGCCACAAACAGTACCAGGAGAAGGAGAAACATGCTGATGAAAATGGCTGAAGGCAAATGCAAG ATTATTTTTCTGGAAACTATATGCAATGATGAGCGCATTATTGAACGAAATATACGCCTTAAAATTCAACAGAGTCCTGACTATGCTGAAGA GCCAGATTATGAAGCTGGATTACGTGACTTCAAAAATCGATTAACCAATTATGAAAAA GTTTATGAACCGGTGGAGGAGGGATCTTATATCAAGATGATTGACATGGTTAGTGGACTTGGTGGAATAATACAA GTGAACAATATCAGTGGTTATCTGCCTGGAAGGATTGTTTTCTTCTTG GTCAATACACATCTCACGCCCCGCCCTATCTTATTAACCAGGCATGGGGAGAGTTTGGATAATGTGAGAGGCAGAATAGGTGGTGATACTGTGATAAG ATATGGACAAGCACACTCCAGAGAACTATCCAGAGTGCTAGTCCAATTGTTGGGTTCCCCAAG TACTGCAGATACAGTGGCGTGCGCTGGACGAAATAAATGCTGGAGTATGTGA
- the LOC115736567 gene encoding 6-phosphofructo-2-kinase/fructose-2,6-bisphosphatase isoform X3 — MGTGSSKNADGGSHAGEEREDEQLYVSLKMEKYKLKGELIPHVYGSVPLVGSWDSSKALSMERESTSTWELSFVVPPNHETLDFKFLLKPKYSSAPAIVEEGPNRLLTGGHLQGDTRLAIFRLSADEVLEYPVFIKADRVSPFDLAASWRAYQENLQPSTVRGIPDVSINSVPETDIENGSSVCLELDLEHYVVPAPSTSTNSGLVYAANMAETPRSLTCSGVFSISDGSVNPSHSLKDSGVSVDRPAPIKEMEIVVPDPARVYSGSGMVESKSVGTFSPLQKQDSHRGILVDRGVGSPRLVKSASSTTFSLDLKLNTETKNPMPAAAGAVAAGAIADQMLGPKEDRHLAIVLVGLPARGKTFTAAKLTRYLRWLGHDTKHFNVGKYRRLKHGVNQSADFFRGDNEEGVEARNEVAALAMEDMISWMQEGGQVGIFDATNSTRRRRNMLMKMAEGKCKIIFLETICNDERIIERNIRLKIQQSPDYAEEPDYEAGLRDFKNRLTNYEKVYEPVEEGSYIKMIDMVSGLGGIIQVNNISGYLPGRIVFFLVNTHLTPRPILLTRHGESLDNVRGRIGGDTVISDAGELYAKKLANFVEKRLKSERAASIWTSTLQRTIQSASPIVGFPKYCRYSGVRWTK; from the exons ATGGGGACGGGGTCGTCGAAGAACGCGGACGGTGGGTCGCACGCGGGCGAGGAGAGGGAGGACGAACAGCTCTACGTCTCGCTCAAGATGGAGAAGTACAAGCTCAAGGGCGAGCTCATCCCTCACGTCTATGGCTCCGTCCCTCTCGTCGGCTCCTGGGATTCTTCCAAAGCT CTATCAATGGAACGCGAGTCTACATCAACTTGGGAACTGAGTTTTGTTGTTCCTCCCAATCACG AGACCCTGGATTTCAAGTTCCTTTTGAAGCCAAAATACAGCAGTGCACCTGCTATAGTTGAGGAAGGTCCAAACCGGCTCCTCACTGGGGGTCACTTACAAGGGGACACGAGGCTCGCGATTTTTAGGCTTAGTGCTGATGAGGTTCTTGAATACCCGGTTTTCATTAAAGCTGATAGGGTATCTCCCTTTGATCTTGCTGCCAGTTGGAGAGCCTATCAGGAGAATCTCCAGCCTTCAACTGTTCGTGGGATCCCAGATGTTAGTATTAATTCAGTGCCTGAGACGGATATCGAG aATGGATCTTCAGTTTGTTTGGAGCTTGATCTTGAACATTATGTTGTACCAGCTCCATCAACTTCCACGAACTCTGGTTTGGTTTATGCTGCTAACATGGCAGAGACTCCCAGATCTTTAACCTGTTCTggtgttttttctatttctgatgGTTCAGTCAATCCTTCACATTCCTTAAAGGATAGTGGTGTTTCTGTTGATCGGCCTGCACCTATAAAG gagatggaGATAGTTGTCCCAGATCCAGCTAGGGTGTATTCTGGTTCTGGCATGGTTGAATCAAAGTCCGTTGGAACTTTTTCGCCTTTACAAAAGCAGGATAGTCATCGAGGAATCCTTGTAGATCGAGGAGTCGGATCTCCCAGATTAGTCAAATCAGCAAGTTCAACTACCTTCAGTCTTGATCTTAAATTGAATACAGAGACCAAG AATCCAATGCCAGCAGCTGCTGGAGCTGTGGCTGCTGGAGCCATAGCTGATCAGATGCTTGGGCCAAAGGAAGATAGACATTTAGCGATTGTCCTG GTCGGCTTGCCAGCTCGAGGTAAGACTTTTACTGCAGCGAAACTCACTCGATATCTTCGTTGGTTGGGCCATGATACTAAGCACTTCAATGTTGGAAAG TATCGGCGCCTCAAGCATGGAGTTAATCAG TCTGCAGATTTCTTCCGAGGTGACAATGAAGAAGGTGTAGAGGCACGCAATGAG GTGGCGGCCCTGGCAATGGAAGATATGATATCCTGGATGCAAGAAGGAGGTCAG GTAGGAATATTTGATGCCACAAACAGTACCAGGAGAAGGAGAAACATGCTGATGAAAATGGCTGAAGGCAAATGCAAG ATTATTTTTCTGGAAACTATATGCAATGATGAGCGCATTATTGAACGAAATATACGCCTTAAAATTCAACAGAGTCCTGACTATGCTGAAGA GCCAGATTATGAAGCTGGATTACGTGACTTCAAAAATCGATTAACCAATTATGAAAAA GTTTATGAACCGGTGGAGGAGGGATCTTATATCAAGATGATTGACATGGTTAGTGGACTTGGTGGAATAATACAA GTGAACAATATCAGTGGTTATCTGCCTGGAAGGATTGTTTTCTTCTTG GTCAATACACATCTCACGCCCCGCCCTATCTTATTAACCAGGCATGGGGAGAGTTTGGATAATGTGAGAGGCAGAATAGGTGGTGATACTGTGATAAG TGACGCGGGGGAACTCTATGCGAAGAAACTTGCTAACTTCGTCGAGAAGCGACTGAAGTCTGAAAGAGCAGCTTCC ATATGGACAAGCACACTCCAGAGAACTATCCAGAGTGCTAGTCCAATTGTTGGGTTCCCCAAG TACTGCAGATACAGTGGCGTGCGCTGGACGAAATAA
- the LOC115736567 gene encoding 6-phosphofructo-2-kinase/fructose-2,6-bisphosphatase isoform X5: MGTGSSKNADGGSHAGEEREDEQLYVSLKMEKYKLKGELIPHVYGSVPLVGSWDSSKALSMERESTSTWELSFVVPPNHETLDFKFLLKPKYSSAPAIVEEGPNRLLTGGHLQGDTRLAIFRLSADEVLEYPVFIKADRVSPFDLAASWRAYQENLQPSTVRGIPDVSINSVPETDIENGSSVCLELDLEHYVVPAPSTSTNSGLVYAANMAETPRSLTCSGVFSISDGSVNPSHSLKDSGVSVDRPAPIKEMEIVVPDPARVYSGSGMVESKSVGTFSPLQKQDSHRGILVDRGVGSPRLVKSASSTTFSLDLKLNTETKNPMPAAAGAVAAGAIADQMLGPKEDRHLAIVLVGLPARGKTFTAAKLTRYLRWLGHDTKHFNVGKYRRLKHGVNQSADFFRGDNEEGVEARNEVAALAMEDMISWMQEGGQVGIFDATNSTRRRRNMLMKMAEGKCKIIFLETICNDERIIERNIRLKIQQSPDYAEEPDYEAGLRDFKNRLTNYEKVYEPVEEGSYIKMIDMVSGLGGIIQVNNISGYLPGRIVFFLVNTHLTPRPILLTRHGESLDNVRGRIGGDTVIRYGQAHSRELSRVLVQLLGSPRYSGVRWTK; encoded by the exons ATGGGGACGGGGTCGTCGAAGAACGCGGACGGTGGGTCGCACGCGGGCGAGGAGAGGGAGGACGAACAGCTCTACGTCTCGCTCAAGATGGAGAAGTACAAGCTCAAGGGCGAGCTCATCCCTCACGTCTATGGCTCCGTCCCTCTCGTCGGCTCCTGGGATTCTTCCAAAGCT CTATCAATGGAACGCGAGTCTACATCAACTTGGGAACTGAGTTTTGTTGTTCCTCCCAATCACG AGACCCTGGATTTCAAGTTCCTTTTGAAGCCAAAATACAGCAGTGCACCTGCTATAGTTGAGGAAGGTCCAAACCGGCTCCTCACTGGGGGTCACTTACAAGGGGACACGAGGCTCGCGATTTTTAGGCTTAGTGCTGATGAGGTTCTTGAATACCCGGTTTTCATTAAAGCTGATAGGGTATCTCCCTTTGATCTTGCTGCCAGTTGGAGAGCCTATCAGGAGAATCTCCAGCCTTCAACTGTTCGTGGGATCCCAGATGTTAGTATTAATTCAGTGCCTGAGACGGATATCGAG aATGGATCTTCAGTTTGTTTGGAGCTTGATCTTGAACATTATGTTGTACCAGCTCCATCAACTTCCACGAACTCTGGTTTGGTTTATGCTGCTAACATGGCAGAGACTCCCAGATCTTTAACCTGTTCTggtgttttttctatttctgatgGTTCAGTCAATCCTTCACATTCCTTAAAGGATAGTGGTGTTTCTGTTGATCGGCCTGCACCTATAAAG gagatggaGATAGTTGTCCCAGATCCAGCTAGGGTGTATTCTGGTTCTGGCATGGTTGAATCAAAGTCCGTTGGAACTTTTTCGCCTTTACAAAAGCAGGATAGTCATCGAGGAATCCTTGTAGATCGAGGAGTCGGATCTCCCAGATTAGTCAAATCAGCAAGTTCAACTACCTTCAGTCTTGATCTTAAATTGAATACAGAGACCAAG AATCCAATGCCAGCAGCTGCTGGAGCTGTGGCTGCTGGAGCCATAGCTGATCAGATGCTTGGGCCAAAGGAAGATAGACATTTAGCGATTGTCCTG GTCGGCTTGCCAGCTCGAGGTAAGACTTTTACTGCAGCGAAACTCACTCGATATCTTCGTTGGTTGGGCCATGATACTAAGCACTTCAATGTTGGAAAG TATCGGCGCCTCAAGCATGGAGTTAATCAG TCTGCAGATTTCTTCCGAGGTGACAATGAAGAAGGTGTAGAGGCACGCAATGAG GTGGCGGCCCTGGCAATGGAAGATATGATATCCTGGATGCAAGAAGGAGGTCAG GTAGGAATATTTGATGCCACAAACAGTACCAGGAGAAGGAGAAACATGCTGATGAAAATGGCTGAAGGCAAATGCAAG ATTATTTTTCTGGAAACTATATGCAATGATGAGCGCATTATTGAACGAAATATACGCCTTAAAATTCAACAGAGTCCTGACTATGCTGAAGA GCCAGATTATGAAGCTGGATTACGTGACTTCAAAAATCGATTAACCAATTATGAAAAA GTTTATGAACCGGTGGAGGAGGGATCTTATATCAAGATGATTGACATGGTTAGTGGACTTGGTGGAATAATACAA GTGAACAATATCAGTGGTTATCTGCCTGGAAGGATTGTTTTCTTCTTG GTCAATACACATCTCACGCCCCGCCCTATCTTATTAACCAGGCATGGGGAGAGTTTGGATAATGTGAGAGGCAGAATAGGTGGTGATACTGTGATAAG ATATGGACAAGCACACTCCAGAGAACTATCCAGAGTGCTAGTCCAATTGTTGGGTTCCCCAAG ATACAGTGGCGTGCGCTGGACGAAATAA
- the LOC115736569 gene encoding protein CHUP1, chloroplastic isoform X1, with product MPREGDDSEIALLRIQLEACLARNVSLEKENQELRHEAARLKSQISSLKAHDNERKSLLWKKIQNSLEIENASLQKPTAKLAERDSPAENLSPRQAFAAKKDREERIPIPPPKPNANVASFKDENGKKSPSAPAPPPPPPPSRSLSGIRAVRRVPEVVELYRALTRKDARKENKSNPTGVPTVTFTRNMIGEIENRSSYLSAIKSDVERQGQFINFLIKEVESTAFKDMTDVEAFVKWLDEELSSLVDERAVLKHFPWPERKADAMREAAFSYRDLRNLESEVSSFQDNPKEPFIPALRQMQALQDRLEQSINNVERTRESMSKKYRDLQIPWQWMLDTGLIGQMKLSSMRLVKEYMKRIAREMCSSECSQEDNLTLQGVRFAFRVHQFAGGFDDEAIGAFELLKKAGLGYQKPQNMATDL from the exons ATGCCACGAGAAGGCGATGACTCGGAGATCGCCTTGCTCAGGATACAACTTGAAGCTTGTCTGGCAAGGAATGTTTCCCTGGAGAAAGAAAATCAGGAGTTGAGGCATGAAGCGGCGCGCCTAAAGTCGCAGATAAGCTCCCTCAAGGCGCATGATAACGAAAGGAAGTCCCTTCTCTGGAAGAAGATACAGAACTCACTAGAGATCGAAAATGCGTCTCTGCAGAAACCAACTGCTAAGTTAGCGGAACGTGATTCGCCGGCTGAGAACTTATCTCCGAGACAGGCTTTTGCAGCTAAAAAGGATAGAGAAGAAAGGATCCCGATTCCTCCCCCAAAGCCTAATGCTAACGTTGCTTCCTTCAAGGATGAGAACGGGAAAAAGTCGCCATCGGCACCagcaccgccgccgccgccgccaccatcaAGATCACTTTCAGGGATCCGAGCAGTTCGCCGTGTGCCGGAAGTGGTGGAGCTGTACCGTGCGCTGACGAGGAAAGATGCACGGAAGGAGAACAAATCCAACCCAACAGGAGTACCCACAGTAACATTCACTAGGAACATGATCGGAGAGATCGAGAACCGCTCTTCTTATCTCTCGGCT ATTAAATCCGACGTGGAGAGACAAGGGCAATTCATCAATTTCCTAATCAAGGAAGTGGAATCGACAGCCTTCAAAGATATGACCGATGTGGAGGCGTTCGTCAAGTGGCTGGATGAAGAACTATCATCCCTGGTTGACGAGAGGGCGGTCCTGAAGCATTTCCCGTGGCCTGAAAGAAAAGCAGATGCCATGAGGGAAGCGGCTTTTAGCTATCGGGACTTGAGGAACTTAGAATCTGAAGTTTCTTCGTTCCAGGACAATCCCAAGGAGCCCTTCATCCCGGCCCTGAGACAGATGCAAGCATTGCAAGACAG GTTGGAGCAAAGTATTAACAACGTGGAGCGGACGAGAGAGAGCATGAGTAAGAAATACAGGGATCTCCAGATTCCTTGGCAATGGATGCTGGACACAGGACTGATCGGTCAG ATGAAGCTAAGCTCGATGAGACTTGTGAAGGAATACATGAAGAGGATAGCCAGAGAAATGTGCTCTAGCGAATGCTCGCAAGAGGACAACCTTACGCTTCAAGGGGTTCGCTTTGCTTTCCGAGTGCACCAG TTCGCAGGTGGTTTTGACGACGAAGCCATAGGTGCATTTGAACTACTGAAGAAGGCTGGCTTGGGTTATCAGAAACCACAAAATATGGCCACGGACTTGTAA
- the LOC115736569 gene encoding protein CHUP1, chloroplastic isoform X2, translating to MPREGDDSEIALLRIQLEACLARNVSLEKENQELRHEAARLKSQISSLKAHDNERKSLLWKKIQNSLEIENASLQKPTAKLAERDSPAENLSPRQAFAAKKDREERIPIPPPKPNANVASFKDENGKKSPSAPAPPPPPPPSRSLSGIRAVRRVPEVVELYRALTRKDARKENKSNPTGVPTVTFTRNMIGEIENRSSYLSAIKSDVERQGQFINFLIKEVESTAFKDMTDVEAFVKWLDEELSSLVDERAVLKHFPWPERKADAMREAAFSYRDLRNLESEVSSFQDNPKEPFIPALRQMQALQDRLEQSINNVERTRESMSKKYRDLQIPWQWMLDTGLIGQMKLSSMRLVKEYMKRIAREMCSSECSQEDNLTLQGVRFAFRVHQVVLTTKP from the exons ATGCCACGAGAAGGCGATGACTCGGAGATCGCCTTGCTCAGGATACAACTTGAAGCTTGTCTGGCAAGGAATGTTTCCCTGGAGAAAGAAAATCAGGAGTTGAGGCATGAAGCGGCGCGCCTAAAGTCGCAGATAAGCTCCCTCAAGGCGCATGATAACGAAAGGAAGTCCCTTCTCTGGAAGAAGATACAGAACTCACTAGAGATCGAAAATGCGTCTCTGCAGAAACCAACTGCTAAGTTAGCGGAACGTGATTCGCCGGCTGAGAACTTATCTCCGAGACAGGCTTTTGCAGCTAAAAAGGATAGAGAAGAAAGGATCCCGATTCCTCCCCCAAAGCCTAATGCTAACGTTGCTTCCTTCAAGGATGAGAACGGGAAAAAGTCGCCATCGGCACCagcaccgccgccgccgccgccaccatcaAGATCACTTTCAGGGATCCGAGCAGTTCGCCGTGTGCCGGAAGTGGTGGAGCTGTACCGTGCGCTGACGAGGAAAGATGCACGGAAGGAGAACAAATCCAACCCAACAGGAGTACCCACAGTAACATTCACTAGGAACATGATCGGAGAGATCGAGAACCGCTCTTCTTATCTCTCGGCT ATTAAATCCGACGTGGAGAGACAAGGGCAATTCATCAATTTCCTAATCAAGGAAGTGGAATCGACAGCCTTCAAAGATATGACCGATGTGGAGGCGTTCGTCAAGTGGCTGGATGAAGAACTATCATCCCTGGTTGACGAGAGGGCGGTCCTGAAGCATTTCCCGTGGCCTGAAAGAAAAGCAGATGCCATGAGGGAAGCGGCTTTTAGCTATCGGGACTTGAGGAACTTAGAATCTGAAGTTTCTTCGTTCCAGGACAATCCCAAGGAGCCCTTCATCCCGGCCCTGAGACAGATGCAAGCATTGCAAGACAG GTTGGAGCAAAGTATTAACAACGTGGAGCGGACGAGAGAGAGCATGAGTAAGAAATACAGGGATCTCCAGATTCCTTGGCAATGGATGCTGGACACAGGACTGATCGGTCAG ATGAAGCTAAGCTCGATGAGACTTGTGAAGGAATACATGAAGAGGATAGCCAGAGAAATGTGCTCTAGCGAATGCTCGCAAGAGGACAACCTTACGCTTCAAGGGGTTCGCTTTGCTTTCCGAGTGCACCAG GTGGTTTTGACGACGAAGCCATAG